One window of Peteryoungia desertarenae genomic DNA carries:
- a CDS encoding NAD(P)H-dependent glycerol-3-phosphate dehydrogenase — translation MTSEDRIAVIGAGAFGTALASVIAQTGKSNVLLVGRDPSLMADLAQTSLHDPALPGVSLPNRLSYSSQPRDIANASIVLFAMPSQAQVEAAHVYGPHIGAHVPIVSCAKGIEKQSARLLTDVLEEAMPHHPIAMLSGPGFAADIAKGLPTAMAIAAGDIFLAESLAKALSSRTFRLYASSDRVGVQLGGALKNVLAIACGIVEGMGLGDSARAALIARGLAEMSRLVEAMGGKGETVRGLSGLGDLVLTATSHQSRNLRFGIALGRGDTMPTAGGPLVEGAFAAAVAARLAEGHGVEMPITQAVAAIIEGRLDIASAIEQLMSRPITTE, via the coding sequence GTGACCAGCGAGGATCGGATTGCAGTCATCGGTGCTGGGGCGTTTGGAACCGCGCTGGCCTCAGTTATCGCCCAGACGGGAAAGTCGAATGTTCTTCTCGTTGGCCGAGACCCGTCTCTAATGGCTGATCTCGCGCAAACTTCCCTTCATGACCCAGCCCTTCCGGGTGTCTCCCTTCCCAATAGGCTCTCCTATTCGTCTCAACCTCGCGATATCGCCAATGCGTCGATCGTGCTGTTCGCAATGCCATCCCAAGCGCAGGTTGAGGCAGCGCATGTCTACGGGCCTCACATTGGTGCCCATGTCCCCATCGTCAGCTGCGCTAAAGGGATAGAGAAGCAGAGCGCCCGTCTGCTGACCGACGTCCTTGAAGAGGCGATGCCGCACCATCCGATCGCCATGTTGTCTGGACCTGGTTTTGCGGCTGACATTGCCAAAGGGCTGCCCACCGCAATGGCCATTGCTGCGGGTGACATATTTCTTGCCGAAAGCTTGGCGAAGGCGCTTTCAAGCCGCACCTTCCGACTGTACGCCTCCAGTGACCGGGTCGGCGTGCAATTGGGTGGGGCGCTCAAGAATGTCCTCGCCATTGCCTGCGGTATCGTCGAGGGCATGGGGCTTGGCGATTCTGCACGTGCGGCGCTCATTGCCCGTGGTCTTGCCGAAATGTCGCGGCTCGTTGAAGCCATGGGCGGCAAGGGCGAAACCGTTCGCGGATTGTCCGGGCTCGGCGATCTTGTGCTGACTGCAACCAGCCATCAATCGCGAAACCTCCGTTTCGGCATCGCGCTTGGTCGGGGTGATACCATGCCAACAGCCGGCGGGCCGCTTGTCGAAGGGGCGTTTGCGGCTGCGGTAGCGGCGCGGCTTGCGGAAGGGCACGGCGTCGAGATGCCCATCACCCAGGCTGTTGCTGCGATCATTGAGGGACGGCTGGACATTGCCAGCGCAATCGAACAGTTAATGTCGCGACCGATTACCACCGAGTGA
- the tsaD gene encoding tRNA (adenosine(37)-N6)-threonylcarbamoyltransferase complex transferase subunit TsaD has translation MTSNLRILGIETSCDETAAAVVTRLEDGSAVIEADVVLSQLDEHSAYGGVVPEIAARAHVDALDTLIEEALARAGITLADVDAIAATAGPGLIGGLLVGLMTGKAIARATGKPLYAINHLEGHALTARLTDGVAFPYLMLLVSGGHTQLVLVRGVGDYERWGTTIDDALGEAFDKTAKLLGLPYPGGPAVERAAASGDPKRFAFPRPLVGEARLDFSFSGLKTAVRQAAESIAPITDQDVADICASFQRAIARTLMDRIGRGLARFRETYPDATNPALVVAGGVAANKAVRMTLDDLCAGYGFQFLAPPHHLCTDNAVMIAWAGLERMALDMPPDELTVQPRSRWPLDADAKALLAYGKRGAKA, from the coding sequence ATGACCTCCAATCTGCGCATTCTTGGCATCGAAACCAGTTGTGACGAGACGGCGGCTGCCGTCGTCACTCGCCTTGAAGACGGCTCAGCGGTTATCGAGGCGGACGTGGTGCTCAGCCAGTTGGATGAGCACAGCGCCTATGGCGGCGTGGTTCCTGAAATTGCTGCGAGAGCCCATGTCGATGCCCTGGATACCCTTATCGAGGAGGCTTTAGCGCGGGCCGGTATTACCTTGGCAGATGTGGATGCAATTGCTGCGACGGCTGGTCCTGGACTGATTGGCGGGCTGCTCGTCGGTCTCATGACGGGTAAGGCGATTGCCCGGGCGACCGGCAAGCCGCTCTATGCCATCAATCATCTGGAGGGTCATGCGCTGACTGCGCGACTGACCGATGGCGTGGCCTTTCCCTACCTTATGCTTCTTGTGTCCGGTGGTCACACCCAACTGGTTCTGGTCAGGGGCGTTGGCGATTATGAACGCTGGGGCACGACCATCGATGATGCGCTCGGAGAGGCATTCGACAAGACTGCCAAGCTGCTTGGCCTACCCTATCCAGGAGGGCCTGCGGTCGAGCGGGCCGCAGCAAGCGGTGACCCCAAGCGATTTGCTTTTCCTCGCCCGCTGGTCGGCGAAGCTCGCCTCGATTTCTCGTTTTCGGGGTTGAAGACGGCAGTACGTCAGGCTGCGGAGAGCATTGCGCCGATCACCGACCAGGATGTCGCTGATATCTGTGCTTCTTTCCAGCGTGCGATCGCGCGGACCCTGATGGACCGGATCGGTCGTGGACTTGCTCGTTTCCGAGAGACATATCCAGATGCGACAAATCCGGCGCTGGTCGTTGCGGGCGGCGTGGCTGCGAACAAGGCCGTTCGCATGACTCTGGACGATCTCTGTGCCGGTTACGGGTTTCAGTTTCTGGCGCCGCCCCATCACCTTTGCACCGACAATGCCGTCATGATCGCCTGGGCTGGGCTTGAGCGCATGGCGCTGGACATGCCGCCGGATGAGTTGACGGTTCAGCCTCGATCGCGCTGGCCATTGGATGCAGATGCGAAGGCATTGCTGGCCTATGGCAAGAGGGGAGCGAAGGCGTGA
- the hemC gene encoding hydroxymethylbilane synthase, which translates to MQTKPFRIGTRGSPLALAQAHETRDRLVAAHNVPPEMFEIVVLSTTGDRITDRSLSEIGGKGLFTLELEEQLLSGDLDFAVHSSKDMPTSLPENLEISAYLPREDVRDAFIGRTAPTLAELPHGATVGSSSLRRQALIRRLRPDINVITFRGLVDTRLRKLAEGEVDATLLAFAGLKRLGKQDVPTALLDPSEFPPAPAQGAICIESRIGDERVKALLEPINHRPTYDAVTCERAFLAALDGSCRTPIAGYARVEGDMIKFSGMILTPDGSTHHEVTGDGPLGQAIQIGLDAGDRIRGQAGAGFFDSWS; encoded by the coding sequence ATGCAAACAAAACCTTTCCGCATCGGCACCCGCGGCAGCCCCCTTGCGCTGGCGCAGGCGCATGAGACGCGCGACCGCCTTGTCGCTGCCCATAATGTGCCGCCAGAGATGTTCGAAATTGTGGTGCTGTCGACCACGGGCGACAGGATTACCGATCGATCCTTGTCGGAGATTGGCGGGAAGGGTCTGTTCACTCTCGAACTCGAAGAACAGCTTTTGTCCGGTGATCTGGATTTCGCTGTTCATTCCTCGAAGGACATGCCGACCAGTCTACCTGAAAACCTTGAGATTTCGGCCTATCTCCCGCGCGAGGATGTCCGGGATGCTTTCATTGGGCGGACTGCTCCCACACTTGCGGAACTTCCCCACGGCGCGACCGTCGGCTCATCCTCTCTCAGACGACAGGCGCTGATCCGGCGCCTGCGACCCGACATCAACGTCATCACATTCCGGGGGCTGGTCGACACCCGGTTGCGCAAACTGGCCGAGGGAGAAGTGGACGCGACACTTCTTGCATTTGCAGGACTGAAACGGCTTGGCAAACAGGACGTTCCAACGGCGCTGCTGGATCCGTCGGAATTCCCGCCAGCTCCCGCCCAGGGGGCTATCTGCATCGAGAGCCGGATTGGCGATGAAAGGGTGAAGGCGCTTCTGGAGCCCATCAACCACCGGCCCACCTATGACGCCGTAACGTGTGAACGGGCCTTTTTGGCAGCCCTGGACGGCTCTTGCCGCACGCCGATTGCCGGCTATGCGAGGGTTGAAGGCGATATGATCAAGTTCTCCGGCATGATCCTTACCCCTGACGGCAGCACTCACCATGAAGTGACGGGAGACGGTCCGCTTGGCCAGGCCATCCAGATCGGCTTGGATGCAGGCGACAGGATTCGCGGGCAGGCGGGCGCGGGTTTCTTCGACAGCTGGAGCTGA
- a CDS encoding uroporphyrinogen-III synthase: MRVLVTRPRASGERTASAIRRLGHDPVMLPLAEASHDLSATASALARPGWALAITSAETCRVLASLPKPLEAWLEKPVFVVGKKTAEAAAALGFQMIHVGGGDGRLLAKEVLVHLRTRTSSPLIYLAGNPRSSGFESALEDADITYETHICYRMVDIVYKSTELDALFIDRPDVVLFYSAETVRKFFRLHMNLIQADLKQMRFLCLSPACRDAMPLEFREKAIISDAATEQSLLALL; this comes from the coding sequence ATGCGCGTTCTCGTGACGCGACCAAGGGCATCCGGTGAAAGAACCGCGTCGGCGATCCGACGTCTGGGACATGATCCTGTCATGCTTCCGCTCGCTGAGGCCTCACATGACTTGAGTGCGACCGCGAGCGCATTGGCGCGACCCGGTTGGGCGCTTGCCATCACCAGCGCTGAAACCTGTCGCGTCCTGGCGTCGCTACCCAAACCTCTGGAAGCCTGGCTGGAAAAGCCCGTTTTTGTGGTCGGCAAAAAGACCGCCGAAGCTGCTGCCGCGCTGGGATTCCAGATGATCCATGTCGGAGGCGGAGACGGACGTTTGCTTGCGAAAGAAGTCTTGGTACATCTCCGGACGCGAACTTCCTCGCCTCTCATATATCTCGCCGGAAATCCCCGCTCCTCAGGGTTCGAATCTGCCCTGGAGGATGCGGACATCACCTATGAGACCCACATCTGCTATCGGATGGTGGATATCGTCTACAAATCGACCGAACTCGACGCTCTTTTCATCGATCGACCCGATGTCGTTCTTTTCTATTCGGCGGAGACCGTTCGGAAATTTTTCCGCCTGCACATGAATTTGATTCAGGCGGACCTCAAGCAAATGCGTTTCCTCTGCTTAAGCCCCGCCTGCCGCGACGCCATGCCGCTTGAATTCCGTGAGAAGGCAATCATTTCAGACGCGGCAACGGAACAATCCCTTCTTGCTCTTCTTTAG
- a CDS encoding COG4223 family protein yields MVSGKPPRRSKTTDEPVTIDLQAENSEQKAEPVAESDHQKTAADEVPDPISDRDPEPASEPAASSVPDATAKETEVVEDQARQTGFEEQPSEKASAGNEPEAGQNTKSAQITRSPRTSSLIASGIVGGLVALLLAGSMQYAGIIPGLGAPQTPPAGDGIAPAEIAEIRAEIERLSQAPAQTSAPDSALIERMDALERSIQQQSDTPTFDPAAIEALRAEIAANQQLMNELRTRLDTTVQTQTETEARLAEAEEKLNEPRNDVELARAIALTSLKTSIERGGPFLSELDALRAVAPEDPTIAALQPFAANGVPSRSDLASRFNSVADDILIAVNQPGSGETWTERLMSSARSVISVRPVGNVEGSAPEAIVARIEDKLRNGDLKGAHLEWETLPEAGKSVSSQFADSLSQRVEIEGIINSAVARSIAGTEG; encoded by the coding sequence ATGGTGTCCGGAAAACCACCCCGTCGTTCAAAGACCACCGACGAACCGGTCACCATCGATCTGCAGGCAGAAAACTCCGAGCAGAAGGCAGAACCTGTCGCCGAAAGCGATCACCAAAAAACTGCAGCTGATGAAGTGCCGGACCCTATATCGGACAGGGACCCTGAACCGGCATCGGAGCCTGCGGCATCTTCAGTGCCTGACGCCACCGCGAAAGAAACGGAAGTTGTTGAAGATCAGGCACGTCAAACGGGTTTTGAGGAACAGCCATCGGAAAAGGCCTCAGCCGGCAATGAGCCCGAAGCCGGGCAGAACACGAAATCTGCTCAGATTACGCGCAGCCCAAGAACGTCAAGCCTGATCGCGTCCGGGATCGTTGGCGGCCTCGTCGCGCTGCTGCTGGCTGGCAGCATGCAATATGCAGGCATCATCCCTGGCCTTGGAGCACCCCAGACACCGCCTGCGGGCGATGGCATTGCTCCGGCGGAGATTGCCGAAATCCGAGCGGAAATCGAACGTCTGTCGCAGGCGCCGGCGCAGACCTCCGCTCCGGACTCCGCCCTGATCGAGCGGATGGATGCCCTGGAGCGCTCCATCCAGCAACAATCAGATACACCAACCTTCGACCCGGCCGCGATTGAAGCTTTGCGCGCCGAGATTGCAGCCAATCAGCAACTGATGAATGAGTTGCGGACGCGGCTGGACACGACCGTGCAGACCCAGACGGAGACTGAGGCACGCCTTGCGGAAGCAGAGGAAAAGCTGAATGAGCCCCGAAACGACGTGGAACTGGCCCGTGCCATTGCATTGACGAGCCTGAAGACATCAATCGAGCGTGGCGGCCCCTTCCTGAGTGAGTTGGACGCCTTGCGAGCGGTAGCACCAGAGGATCCAACCATTGCGGCACTGCAGCCTTTTGCGGCAAACGGTGTACCCTCCCGTTCCGATCTGGCAAGCCGCTTCAACTCGGTAGCGGATGATATTCTGATTGCCGTCAACCAGCCGGGCTCCGGTGAGACATGGACAGAGCGCTTGATGTCGAGTGCGCGATCCGTCATCAGTGTTCGACCAGTTGGCAATGTTGAAGGATCAGCACCGGAAGCCATCGTCGCCCGCATTGAGGACAAACTGCGTAACGGTGATCTGAAGGGAGCCCATCTGGAGTGGGAGACACTTCCTGAGGCAGGCAAGAGCGTGTCCAGTCAGTTCGCGGACAGTCTGTCCCAACGCGTGGAGATTGAAGGAATTATCAATTCTGCCGTTGCACGTTCAATCGCCGGCACGGAGGGCTGA
- a CDS encoding heme biosynthesis protein HemY, whose protein sequence is MMFKVLFFFLIVLALGFGFSWLADRPGSLSILWEGQLIEMSLMVAATLILAFVALIMLTWWIVRTIWTSPHSVNRYFRARKRDRGYQALSTGLIAAGAGNAILARKMSARARGLIRADQEPLIVVLEAQAALIEGRNEEARRLFQQMADDPETRELGLRGLYVEASRLGAHEAARQYAETAAETAPYLPWAAKATLEHRCRAGNWDDAIRLLEQQRVAHVLDRSEAERLKAVLLTAKAQDQLDAEPAAARDNALKALKLSKTLVPAAIVAARAYLRDDNVRKASSVLEQIWKLDPHPEIARAYVRARSGDSAVDRLKKAEKLEGLKPNNLESLLIVAEAALDAKDFVKARAKAEAAARMDSRERVYLLLADIEEAETGDQGRIRHWLAQALKAPRDATWVADGHVSNKWLPMSPVTGRLDAFEWKAPFDQPDGRIEDGRTNPAEEALRSLPPVATRIEPDHDVNDVIDVTPEPEAVTPAAEKSASDTDATVTPIKRAEPRQAKEEVIAEPFFGRPPDDPGVKDPLQSQPEPKTRLKLF, encoded by the coding sequence ATGATGTTTAAGGTCCTCTTCTTTTTCCTGATTGTGCTGGCGCTGGGTTTCGGCTTTTCCTGGCTTGCGGATCGTCCAGGTTCTCTTTCCATATTATGGGAAGGGCAGCTGATCGAAATGAGCCTGATGGTGGCAGCGACGCTGATCCTCGCGTTTGTGGCTCTGATCATGCTCACCTGGTGGATTGTAAGAACGATCTGGACATCACCTCACTCAGTCAACCGCTATTTTCGTGCCAGGAAACGGGATCGCGGCTATCAGGCACTTTCAACAGGCCTCATAGCCGCTGGTGCTGGAAATGCGATCCTCGCCCGCAAGATGAGCGCAAGAGCCCGAGGCCTCATCAGGGCCGACCAGGAACCCCTCATCGTTGTGCTGGAAGCACAGGCAGCGTTGATTGAGGGACGTAATGAAGAGGCTCGCCGGCTGTTCCAGCAAATGGCAGACGATCCGGAAACGCGTGAACTCGGTCTTCGCGGCCTCTATGTGGAAGCAAGCCGCCTGGGTGCCCATGAGGCAGCGCGTCAATACGCTGAAACAGCGGCAGAGACGGCCCCGTATCTGCCTTGGGCCGCCAAGGCGACACTTGAGCATCGCTGCCGCGCTGGCAACTGGGATGACGCAATCCGCCTCCTCGAACAGCAACGCGTTGCCCATGTGCTTGATCGAAGTGAAGCCGAACGATTGAAAGCGGTACTCCTGACCGCCAAGGCGCAGGATCAGCTTGATGCCGAACCGGCTGCGGCGCGCGACAACGCCTTGAAAGCTCTTAAACTGTCAAAGACCCTGGTACCTGCAGCGATTGTCGCAGCTAGAGCCTATCTCCGCGACGACAATGTCAGGAAGGCAAGCAGCGTTCTGGAACAGATCTGGAAACTGGATCCACACCCTGAAATCGCCAGAGCTTATGTAAGGGCTCGCAGTGGTGACAGTGCGGTTGACCGATTGAAGAAAGCGGAGAAACTTGAAGGACTAAAACCCAATAATCTGGAATCACTTCTGATTGTTGCGGAAGCGGCTCTCGACGCGAAGGACTTTGTCAAAGCGCGTGCCAAGGCCGAAGCTGCGGCTCGCATGGATTCCCGCGAGCGCGTTTACCTGCTGCTGGCCGATATTGAAGAAGCCGAAACCGGCGACCAGGGAAGAATCAGGCATTGGCTGGCACAGGCATTGAAAGCACCTCGGGATGCAACCTGGGTTGCCGACGGACATGTCTCTAACAAGTGGCTACCAATGTCACCAGTGACCGGTCGCCTTGATGCCTTTGAATGGAAGGCACCATTCGATCAACCGGACGGTCGCATTGAAGACGGCAGGACAAATCCAGCGGAGGAGGCTTTGCGCTCATTGCCTCCGGTGGCAACCCGCATCGAACCCGATCATGACGTGAACGACGTCATAGACGTCACGCCTGAGCCTGAAGCTGTAACGCCGGCAGCGGAAAAATCCGCAAGCGACACAGATGCCACGGTAACACCGATCAAGCGAGCTGAGCCGCGACAGGCAAAGGAAGAGGTGATTGCAGAACCCTTCTTCGGGCGACCCCCGGATGATCCCGGAGTGAAAGACCCGCTTCAATCTCAGCCAGAGCCCAAAACACGCCTGAAACTATTCTGA
- a CDS encoding TerB family tellurite resistance protein, translating to MLDRLQTFFQSLTAQPKDRSATDDPLLSVAALCFQVMEADGAILDEEREKLKSILTQTYGVDERRLISLMEAAQLAESEAVDYYRFTNDLKRHLEPHERENLIGILWDIVYADGVRSEMEDHVIWRIADLLGVSNRERVNQRMEAASRAGIGKTDDAS from the coding sequence ATGCTAGATCGTCTGCAGACATTCTTTCAATCACTGACGGCACAGCCGAAGGATCGGTCGGCGACTGACGATCCCCTTTTGTCGGTGGCCGCACTCTGCTTTCAGGTGATGGAAGCAGATGGCGCCATTCTCGATGAAGAGCGTGAAAAACTGAAATCCATCCTGACCCAAACCTATGGCGTGGACGAAAGGCGATTGATATCGCTGATGGAGGCGGCGCAACTGGCAGAGAGTGAGGCAGTTGATTATTACCGTTTCACCAATGACCTGAAGCGTCATCTGGAGCCCCATGAGCGGGAAAACCTGATCGGCATTCTGTGGGATATTGTCTATGCAGATGGCGTGCGCAGCGAAATGGAAGACCACGTCATTTGGCGCATCGCGGATCTCCTCGGCGTTTCAAATCGCGAACGCGTGAACCAGCGAATGGAAGCAGCCTCGCGCGCTGGAATAGGAAAAACAGACGATGCTTCTTGA
- a CDS encoding glutamine amidotransferase: MLLEFEGETGSEKRPVLVVLHQERSSPGRVGQMLVEMGYPLDIRRPVIGDRLPNTLSQHSGAVIFGGPMSANDPDAYIKQEIDWINIPLSENKPFLGICLGAQMLVRHLGGKVEAEQHGRTEIGWYPIRPTKHGRLLMHWPEMVYHFHREGFDLPRGCKLLAEGDVYPNQAYRYGENAWGVQFHAELTRAMMQRWVVHGAHRFTLPNAQQGREHLEGRMIFDAPLKAWLQDFLRLVFERA, from the coding sequence ATGCTTCTTGAGTTTGAAGGCGAGACCGGGTCCGAGAAGAGGCCGGTTCTCGTCGTTCTGCATCAGGAACGATCTAGCCCCGGGCGGGTAGGTCAGATGCTTGTCGAGATGGGCTATCCGCTGGACATTCGCCGACCTGTGATCGGAGATCGGCTGCCAAACACGCTGAGCCAACACAGTGGCGCGGTGATATTCGGCGGTCCAATGAGCGCGAACGACCCGGATGCCTATATCAAGCAAGAGATTGATTGGATCAATATACCCCTTTCTGAAAACAAGCCGTTCCTTGGCATCTGCCTTGGAGCGCAGATGCTGGTCCGCCATCTTGGCGGAAAGGTTGAGGCGGAACAGCACGGTCGTACGGAAATCGGCTGGTACCCGATCAGACCCACAAAGCACGGTCGCCTGCTGATGCATTGGCCTGAGATGGTCTATCACTTTCACCGGGAAGGATTCGACCTCCCTCGCGGCTGTAAACTGCTGGCAGAAGGCGATGTTTATCCAAATCAGGCCTATCGATATGGAGAAAATGCCTGGGGCGTGCAGTTTCACGCGGAACTCACCCGCGCCATGATGCAGCGCTGGGTGGTTCACGGAGCGCATCGCTTCACCCTCCCCAACGCACAGCAGGGACGGGAGCATCTGGAAGGGCGGATGATCTTTGACGCGCCGCTGAAAGCCTGGCTGCAAGACTTTCTGAGACTTGTCTTTGAACGAGCTTAA
- a CDS encoding MFS transporter: protein MHSSAAGDRFAAFRHVSYTRFFFARFLGAFATQILSVSVGWQMYDETGSALYLGLIGLVQFLPSLFLILVTGSVADRYNRRAIVAICMVVSALCGAAILILTLADAFIPVLVFIILAIFGIDRAFSAPAVQSLAPNLVPQADLANAVAWNSSSWQTASIVGPVAGGLLYGVSPVLAYGTSLSFFVAAAVLVLMVQRPPQRMSNKAVDKDSLLAGFRFIFKEKVVLGAISLDLFAVLLGGAVALMPIFARDVLTLGPWGLGLLRAAPGIGAILVAIALASFPIRHNAGVFMFSGVALFGVGTVMFGLSETAWISILALMIIGAADMASVYVRETLIALWTPDEVRGRVNAVNMVFVGASNELGDFRAGAMAHVIGPVPAVVFGGIGTVIVAAAWAYQFPQLRRIDSLDAPEPRRVEQAEDDTRPA from the coding sequence ATGCACAGTTCAGCCGCCGGGGACCGTTTTGCCGCATTTCGGCATGTATCCTATACCCGCTTCTTCTTCGCCCGTTTCCTTGGCGCTTTCGCCACCCAGATCCTCAGCGTCTCCGTAGGCTGGCAGATGTATGACGAGACGGGCAGTGCCCTTTATCTCGGCCTCATTGGGCTGGTTCAGTTCCTCCCATCGCTTTTCCTGATTTTGGTGACCGGTTCGGTCGCGGACAGGTATAACCGCCGCGCCATCGTTGCGATCTGTATGGTTGTCAGTGCCTTGTGCGGGGCTGCGATCCTGATCCTGACACTCGCGGATGCATTCATTCCGGTGCTTGTTTTCATCATTCTCGCAATTTTCGGAATTGACCGGGCATTTTCCGCGCCTGCCGTACAGTCACTGGCCCCCAATCTGGTGCCGCAGGCGGATCTCGCCAATGCCGTGGCATGGAATTCATCGTCCTGGCAGACGGCCTCCATTGTCGGTCCCGTGGCCGGAGGCTTGCTCTATGGCGTGAGCCCGGTGCTTGCCTATGGCACTTCCCTGAGCTTCTTCGTCGCGGCGGCTGTTCTGGTGCTGATGGTGCAGCGTCCGCCGCAGCGCATGTCGAACAAGGCCGTTGACAAGGACAGTTTGCTGGCGGGCTTCCGATTTATCTTCAAGGAGAAGGTCGTCCTTGGTGCGATCTCGCTTGATCTGTTTGCGGTTCTTCTGGGCGGTGCCGTGGCCTTGATGCCGATCTTTGCACGAGACGTGCTGACACTCGGTCCCTGGGGACTTGGTCTCCTGAGAGCGGCGCCGGGGATCGGTGCCATACTCGTTGCCATAGCACTCGCCAGTTTTCCCATTCGCCACAATGCCGGTGTTTTCATGTTTTCAGGCGTGGCGCTTTTCGGGGTGGGTACGGTGATGTTTGGCCTCTCGGAGACGGCGTGGATCTCAATTCTTGCCCTGATGATCATCGGGGCAGCCGACATGGCGTCGGTCTATGTCCGCGAGACCCTGATTGCGCTTTGGACGCCTGATGAAGTTCGTGGGCGGGTCAACGCCGTGAACATGGTCTTCGTCGGCGCGTCGAATGAACTCGGGGATTTCCGCGCGGGTGCCATGGCCCATGTCATTGGACCCGTGCCAGCCGTCGTCTTTGGCGGGATCGGGACAGTCATTGTTGCTGCTGCCTGGGCTTACCAGTTTCCGCAGCTCAGGCGGATCGACAGTCTCGATGCGCCGGAGCCACGTCGAGTGGAGCAGGCGGAAGACGACACTCGACCGGCTTAA
- a CDS encoding YggT family protein, giving the protein MLALFQTIDLALSIFTWILIGSAIFSWLYAFNVINSNNRFVAMLGQFFYNVTEPVLRPVRRFMPDLGGIDISPIIVLLLIFFLRSLLWNSIYPAFV; this is encoded by the coding sequence ATGCTAGCGCTGTTTCAAACAATCGACCTTGCCCTGAGCATCTTCACATGGATTTTGATCGGGAGCGCGATTTTTTCCTGGCTTTACGCGTTCAATGTCATCAACTCGAACAATCGCTTCGTAGCGATGCTGGGTCAGTTCTTTTACAACGTCACCGAGCCCGTATTGCGACCAGTGCGCCGCTTCATGCCGGATCTGGGCGGCATCGACATCTCGCCCATCATCGTGCTGCTGCTGATCTTCTTCCTGCGTTCTCTGCTGTGGAACAGCATTTACCCAGCCTTTGTGTAA
- the ppa gene encoding inorganic diphosphatase → MRIDAIAIGKNPPEDINVIVEVPVGGQPIKYEMDKEAGTLVVDRFLYTPMTYPGNYGFVPHTLCKDGDPLDVLICNTRPLVPGCVINVRPIGVMMMEDDGGMDEKILAVPVPKLTRRYDKIANYTDLPEITLKQIQHFFEHYKDLEPGKWVKIGDWQDVDAAKAIILDSIQRAKDEK, encoded by the coding sequence ATGCGTATCGATGCAATCGCCATTGGCAAAAACCCACCAGAAGATATCAACGTGATCGTTGAGGTTCCGGTTGGCGGTCAGCCGATCAAGTATGAAATGGACAAGGAGGCCGGCACCTTGGTGGTTGACCGCTTCCTCTACACGCCAATGACCTATCCGGGCAATTATGGCTTCGTTCCCCATACGCTTTGCAAGGACGGCGATCCGCTGGACGTTCTCATCTGCAATACGCGTCCGCTCGTCCCCGGCTGCGTTATCAATGTCCGCCCGATCGGCGTCATGATGATGGAAGATGACGGCGGTATGGACGAAAAGATTCTTGCGGTTCCGGTGCCGAAGCTGACCCGTCGCTACGACAAGATCGCGAACTATACCGATCTGCCGGAAATCACGCTGAAGCAGATCCAGCACTTCTTCGAGCACTACAAGGATCTGGAGCCCGGCAAGTGGGTAAAGATCGGCGACTGGCAAGACGTTGATGCCGCCAAAGCCATTATCTTGGATTCAATCCAGCGCGCAAAAGACGAGAAGTAA
- a CDS encoding GNAT family N-acetyltransferase, with product MKTLTIDVRHAETADAAAIAEAHRVSWMHSYSGIIPYRALTRMVERRGETWWRKATRGPATLLVIDVAGTIAGYASLGLNRARALPYEGEIYEIYLRPEFQGIGLGHSLFGEARRLLKSLGCKGTVVWCLEDSQIAAGFFRSNGGIDAVEGVEDFDEVHLKKLGFIWQ from the coding sequence ATGAAGACGTTGACCATAGATGTGCGCCATGCCGAAACGGCGGATGCCGCTGCGATTGCTGAGGCGCACCGTGTGTCCTGGATGCACAGCTACTCTGGTATCATCCCGTATCGCGCCCTTACGCGGATGGTGGAACGGCGCGGAGAGACTTGGTGGCGAAAAGCTACGCGAGGCCCTGCGACCCTCCTCGTCATCGATGTCGCGGGAACGATTGCCGGTTATGCATCTCTTGGTCTTAACCGAGCGCGTGCGCTGCCATATGAAGGCGAAATCTACGAAATCTATCTTCGCCCGGAGTTCCAGGGTATCGGTCTTGGACACTCTCTGTTTGGAGAAGCCCGTCGGCTGTTGAAATCTCTGGGCTGCAAGGGAACTGTCGTTTGGTGCCTTGAGGACAGTCAGATTGCTGCCGGTTTCTTCCGGTCAAATGGCGGCATCGACGCGGTCGAGGGCGTCGAGGACTTCGACGAAGTTCACCTGAAAAAGCTTGGCTTCATCTGGCAGTAA